Within Mytilus edulis chromosome 10, xbMytEdul2.2, whole genome shotgun sequence, the genomic segment TCAATCATTTATGCATGGCTATTGATAACTATGAGTAATCAAATATTCAGTTACTCATACAAtctcgtacaataacaatactaCATTATACTCTACGCCATTGAAGTTTAGCGTTGGTTTTTATGTTAAATGACtacttttatttataattaacttGGAAAATTATGTTCATCAAGATTACTTTTCTTTAAGATATGTTgattattgttatttttcttaGTTTCTTCTGTTTCGTATTCTGATATCGGATTAGGAATTATTTTAAAActagtttaaaagagggacgaaagataccataaaaactcataaatcgaaaacaaactgacaacgcctggctaaaaatgaaagaaggcaaacagacaaacaatagatcACATGACACAACTTAGCAAactaaaaataagcaacacgaacccgtGCGTTTTGATGTGAATTTGTTTATTCCACATTAACTAAAGGTATCGGGGAGGATTGAGATTCCACAAATCATTTTtagtgacctataatgatttacttttataaattgtgactcggatggagagttgtcgcattggcactcataccacatcttcctacatctacTAGGCCTGCCGCAGGTTTGCGTCTGTCCTAAATCAAGAACATTTGGTCTTAAATCATTagtcatgttctttttttttaaattttggttcaattATATGTTTCGAAGCATTTGTAGTGTCCAATTTGCTGATCTAGTATACATAATTGTTTATGGACCAACTGAAGTCCATCTCCGGTTGCACATGTTAAACATAATTTGAATTAATAATggaactgtttttattttttgaaaaagttaattgaattttattaaaggcagtaatatttttttctctaaaataaTAAGGCAAAATGTTGATGGCACGTTTTATTATTGTCATATGAATATGTACGTAAAGGACCAACTGTCGTTCTTAATGAATGTTTTCATCATATATCATGTGATTTTTCAAATTGCATTGTTGATATGTTTGATTTCCCTATCGATTGAGTAATCAAATGATAATTACATCACCTTTATGTTACTATGGTAATGCAATTAGCCTTTTAAATGAATACTTTAAAAAGATATCAGCTACACATCAAATAACCCTGTTCACGTTCAATTGATGATTTGTACTGCTATAAGTTTCAAATGATTCTATTTAAAAGTACATTATCTTTGTTCGTGTTGTTGTttcgttgacacattccccatttccattgtaAATGTTCAGATAAAATCATAATTCCCTAAATACATACTGTTTTGAAAACATCTGTTAAGTTGTAGATAATGcatgttttaagtttttttcttgtcgtagaacacaccaaagggtgtcaggattgatcaaatgaaagaccgaccgatTCACTCGAGAAACCAGGATAATAGTCGGACACTAAACCTACCGTGGGAATGCTTTATCTGAAGAGCGGAAATAAAAGACACCATGAGATACGATATCGTTAGCATTTTAAAAACAGAATAGTTAAGATCCGAACGGATAAAGCATCAACCAATTCTTTATTTGGATTTCGTGAAAACATGAATTCGTTGCCAACCTCCTTTTCCTCTATAGAGTTGTTTCCAATTTGTAGCTACATATGGATACCTTATTTTACCATATACTCTATGGGCATTGAAAGCCACTTCTTCATGATCGTGATTATACGGAATACCTATAGTCAGAGAGCCACCATTCTTCGTAACACACCAAGCGCGTGCTATTGCTATAATATCTCCCCACGGATTTAATGCGTCACCATATCTACCTAATCCCGAGTGTTCTATAGAACTATACGTAACAATAGCATCAAATGTTCCCAAAGTATTGTTTAAATAACGCATACGAAAATCAAACGGGACGATAGTTTTCACTTTCGGATGTTGGGAAATGATACTACCATATTCCAATGTTAATACTTCGCTTGCACCTGCTTCTAGGACACATGCCTCAACCCAAGGTATTTCTGACCCAATAACCATTACTCTGCCATTTTTTATATGTGGTGCGTGTTTTAGTCCATCTCTCAGACGATTTGTGTCCGCAGTTCCGTAGGTACCAGATAACTTTCCTTGTTTTGCCATATTTATCCAGTCTTCAATCAATTTCTCAGACCACACTGGTTTCATTGCTTTCTTACCCAAATATGGTGCACTATCAAAGTACCATTTGTTAAACGAAATCCGGTAATTCATGGTAAATTCATTGATCATATTTGTAGGAATTGTTTTGGGTGTATGCAGTAATCCATGTGCACGGTCTATATATTCGTTCCTAAATATTTTCCCACAATTAATTGAAGTTGCTATGTGATCAAAAAATGGTCCCGGTGAACCTTTTCTGGTTGTATTGCATAGTTGGCCACAGTCTATACGAATGGCATCGAAAGGGTCTAACGGTTTCCTAGGGTTCGGAATATATCGCATGGAGGTATTTcgtttgttattatacatatttATGAGAAAAGGTGTTGAGTTGGCTATTGGCTGCACAAAGTATTTAGGGATGACAGTAcatgaaataacaataacaaatatcaaaacacCAAGCGGTTTCCTGTGCTTCATATCCaagattttctaaaaaaaaccacCATACATGAATTAGCAAACATTGTAACCAGCAGCTATTTTGTCATAGTATCAGAAAATAATTAAGAGCATCTTTTCAAATTATatgttaaaatctttaaaatccAGTATGAAATCAATGTactgtttttattgttttgtgacaccGCCTTGTCTCAAAACAAAATATAGTATGTACCACTGAGGAGAGATAAATtatacaaccccccccccccacccaccaaaataaatcaaaaaaatcattcaaactcatcagtcgaaaataaataaacatcatGGTAAAAAGCAGAAAATTACCAAAAGTCAAAACAACAGTAATCAAAACACAACTTCGAAAAAATAAGACTGAGCAAAACGGAACCAGCTAAAAACCGGAATCTATCTCAAGTACACCGTACGGGTAAGCAGATCTCCACATGTAACACCATTGATGTTGGTGAAAGTACAAACCCAGGGACGAATggaattcggtaggtcacattcggagAAAAATgggtacatgattttttttatgaagatcGGAACATATCCGTCTTCATCATTGAAATAGATATTTCATTACGGTCAACttactcgtaatggcgtccgtaaaatgtttAAGGTATGATTAACTTGACCACATTGAACTCTTGATTTAGTAGCTTGCTTGTAAGCAGCAATTGTCTATGAAGGAAATAATGGTATGGAAagcaagccctggaatatcgtatcaactgggagatttATGCTCCATATACCGAAGCTACTGGAATGATGTTACATAGAAAAGGAAAATTCACATATCGttgctgggcttctaaaatgtcgtatatgacctttttggctaaaaatactttttgacaccaatggtctgggcgggagaaaatctttggtattacaaaatagcatacagttagaccaatcaaaatgtgtgaaataagacatattacaaaattgccaatgtcagttgtttgtaaagtttgcttcaaaaatgttgtatgaaaacttgaaaatcgttgtacaatggctttgggaaaaaataattgtacatttctttatttctgtgaaaacaatttaagttcttggataatccagaaatgtcaaagtgaTTAACTTGGCCACATTGAACTCTTAATTTAGAAGCTTGCTTGTACGCAGCAATTCTCTATGAAGGAAATAATGGTATGGAAAGCAAGcactggaatatcgtattaactGGGAGATTTTTACTACATATGCAGAAGCTACTGGAATGATGTTACACAGAAAAGGAAAATTCACATATGGtgttatctttttatatttaataaaggaACACAAgtatattttttgtctttttcttaacATTGTCATGTGATTCACTGATGTTTTGTTTGCCTCTTGGGTTTGACTTCCTAATCGTTGTATTATTGTCTTAACTTTAAACAGTTCTAGTTGTTACAAACGTATGACTGTCATAAATTTTTAACTAAACAATCGAAAtactttttgtttacatttaccGATCCGTTTATATAGGATAACGAACTCATATTTCAATCGGCCAATTTCGTTGCATTTTCTTCAAAATCTTTGATTTTAGTGATCATTACATTTAGGGGAATCGTCCCTTCCTTGCAATGTTGAACGATTAACAAAATATGATGGCATATTACGCGAAGTATTTggcaaataaaattttaatacttgAGAACTAGCATTGATGTTATTGGGGGATTTGTGATTAAGGACCTACGGAACAACACTTATTTCGAGTTTATCATGGATAATGACGACCACGAAGACTTAAAGATGAATAGGCAATCCCCTATTCCtagtaaatgacgtcataatgGCGCGCATAATGTCGATTTTTTCCGGTGAAGGACATAACACGGAAGTAGTCTATTAGTATCAATATTATAGAGAAAAAAGACTTATCGTCAAATTAGTTTTCCTAAACTCTGAATCCCAAATCTCGAATTATGTTAAATGAACACATCCTATTCATTTATTATACACataaatttagtttgtagatgATTTCCTACTTAAAAGCTTAGTTGTCATTTTATGGACACATAGAAGAAGTTATTCATTGATACTGACGatatgaatatcattttttttcataagacAACAAAATATAGCCAATAAGCAAAAGTAACTTTCGAAAAAACACCACTTATATTTTGATAGCATATTTACCTTGAATTAATTTCCTCCCAATAAAGTTTTGAAAACGTGTCTTTGTAAACCGATTTCTATAACAACTCACCCAAGGATATATAGCGATTACGTTTACATAATAACATCCAAATGTACTAATGTGGGACAACACATACTTCTAGTATACTCTTATATGTATATGCTATCATAAACAAGGATaatcaaacaaaaaacacaatatttgaTATAAGACGTGTTAAAAAAGAGAATTGAAGACTGCGCTATAGCTCAATAAAAATACCGATACTTTATTGAATTGAAGACTTTTTCAAATGCAAAAATATTATTGCGAAGAAAGATTTATCTTTGTGGtgtttgataatgaattattagaaatattaaggattttcttatcctaggcatatatattaccttagccgtacttGACACAACGTTTTGTAATTTTGGGATTTCAATACTGTTCAACTTTATACCTGTTTggctattttgatctgagcgtcactgatgaacaagaaacgcgcgtctggcgtatcaaattataatactggtaggCTTGAGAACTATTGATAAAGAAAGCGAACAGTTAAAGTCTACTCCAAATGATAAGATGTTTATGGGCagtttatatatttaattatcaTACCTCACATTAAAATGGATAATAATGTATTGGCTAATAAAATATCACGTGTTATGAACTAATAATTGCATATATAAATAGGTAGGTGTTTTTGGTCTCGCTAAATTCACAGTATAATGATTTTGCAGAAGTGGTTTGTTTACAATCATAAAACTATTCAAGTCGTCTTTTCTAtaaatttcaccaaaaaaatttacattcaaaataatGACAATGAAATTATTTATGGTGTATTATTTGATAATGAAATCTTTACCATGACATGCAGTATAAGAATTTTTCCTTGTCattccgccattttggatttctTTGAggattctttttttaaaaagtattcgTCTCTTTCCTAGGAAAATTCATTCAACTAATAAGATGCAGTTTATTGCATCCTTTTACGTAAAACGGCACTATGAATTTTGTCACGATATAATGAAGAATTACataattatgtttgtttttgaAGTTATCATTAATACGAACTTCAAGAAATATCTTTCGAACATGCTGTTAGTAAtattgtatacttattgactTGGTATGAATTGAATTGTAACTTTATTGTCACAAGGAGCAACTTTTGTCCTGAGGAGCAGCCGAGGGAAATAGCTGTATCCgagggacaataaacttactattccacgaATATTCagtcagtaagtgttttattatatcgaaaaagacaacagacaataacTGGCGGTGATAAATCAAATATcgtaatattaaaaagaagaaacaaaaccATAACATTTACTTCATAGATATGTCCAAATGCTAAGGCTACGTCTTGCACTGACGTCAACCCTTTACTAGATACAATAGGTAAAACACGACGTCGTTACTCCCgcgttattttcaaaatcctccaatCGCATAGCTGCatttaaaattccgcgaaatataATGACGtttgcggtcaaatagtttcacCCAGGTCCAATAGTTGGAAATTTTTGACCGGTCCAATAGTTCAAAGATTATAATTTGCaaagtaataaaaatattgtgtacttattctatatagaaaatgataactgagGTATAATAATTGATCCTACTTTTCAACATTGAACTATTGAAGAACCTCGCGTTTTGTGTTAAAAGTTATGTAACATATTTTGAAATGTTATTCTTAATTGAATTAAATATTCACATAATCAATTTGATATGATATAATACAGATATGATTATGTTCGGTTGATTGCAATTCAAAAGAGTCACATTATGGATATTTTGTAGCATCTTGAAATACAAGTATAACAATATATAGAAAATCACATGAAAATAGTCAAATACCGTTTTTTCaatcaaaaaagaagaaaaaaatcaatttaacttgcaagtgtagatATGTATGAGCTTTTTCACAGATGTGCTTGGTCTACTTacttaaaactacaaaaaatgttCCCTAAACTTGAAACTTTGAAAATTACCAATAAAATCAcattcaaaataatcaaaattcaattatcaataaaattcaattatcaataaaattcaattattaataaaattcaaatatcaatAATAGGTGATTTACCTTGATATATTATTAGGATTGTTCCTTGTAATTCCATCAATGTTGGTTTTCAATGAGTAttctttatatgaaaataatCGTTACCTTCCGGCAACTCATGCAACTAATACGATGCAGTTTCTGTCACCTTTTTACCTTATGCGTTTATACTTTTTTGCTCAGATATAACGAAGGGTCACATATGGTTTATAAGTAGCGATCATCAATGCACAACACCTTAGATATCATTCAAAGAATTGTTGTATAATCAATACCGTTTGTGGTAGATGAGTTAAACCAGCTCTTAGGGAACACTTCCAGTCACAATTATGGCTCAACTATTCAAAATCCTTGTTAAGGATAACAAAGTTTTAAGCTTTGCCAAAATACATGAAAATGATGGGCTTTTGGTTAATTCTTCATGAAATATTAAATCGAGTTAAAAGAAAGATAACCATGACGAATTTTTAAAAGAAGTCATTTAACATAAAAACCATTGGTAAACTTCAATGTGGTAGACtattgtatacttattgactgggtatAAGTGGAACAATAAGTGTATTGTCCCCGAGACTCAGGTGCAAAATTGACCTCAGGCGTAGCCGAGGACAGTAGTTATAATCGAGAggacaataaacttacttttCCACGAATGTCTagtcagtaagtgttttattaGACCGATCGAGACATGAGACAATAAATGTCGGGCTAAATGAACTATAGTAATATAAAGAGTAGTAACACATTCAAATTGTTTCAtgtttatttcatacatattctgAATGGTAATGCTACGTTCTGCAATGACGTCAACCCTAAACACAAGAGGTAAAAAGCGACGCTGTTACTACCGCGGCATCTCAAAATTAGTCAATCCCGTAGCTGCATTTGAAATTCCGCGAAATATGATGGCActtgcggtcaaatagtttcacCGAGGTCCAATAGTTGGAAACTATTGACAGGTTCAAAACTTCAACGCTtgcaatttgataaaatattgaaacTATTGTTATTGTatacttattttatatagaaaatgatgactgaggtataataaaatgtaatattgttaGTGTTCGAGATTGTATGAGTTCTAAATCAATCAAATATTTGAATATTCGCTAAGACACCATGAGATACGTTATTGTTAGCTTTTCAAAAACAGAATATGTAAGATCTGAACGGACAAAGCATCAACCAATTCTTTATTTGGATTTCGTGAAAACATGAATTTGTTGCCCACATTTTCCTCTATAAAGTTGTTTCCAATTTGTAGTTAAATATGGATACCTTATTTTACCATATACTCTATGAGCATTGAAAACCAGTTCTTCATGATCGTGATTATACGGAATACCTATAGTAAGAGAGCCACCAATCTTCGTTACACACCAAGCGCGTGCTATTGCTATAATATCTCCCCATGGATTTAATGCGTCACCATATCTACCTAACCCCGAGTGTTCTATAGAACTATACGTAACAATAGCATCAAATAATCCCAAAGTATTGTTTAAATAACGCATACGAAAATCAAACGGGACGATAGTTTTCACTTTCGGATGTTGGGATATGATACTACCATATTCCAATGTTATTACCTCTCGTGCCCCTGCTTCTAAAACGCATGCCTCAACCCAAGGGATTTCTGATCCAATAACCATTACTCTGCCATTTTTTATATGTGGTGCGTGTTTTAATCCATCTCTCAAACCATTTGTGTCCGATGGTCCGTAGGTACCGAATAACTTTCCTTGTTTTGCCATATCTATCCAGTCTTCAATCAATTGCTCAGACCACACTGGCTTTTTGGCTTTTTTACCCAAATATAGTTCTGTATCCCAGTACCATTTGCTAACTGGAATCCGGTTATTCATGGTAAATTCATTCACCATATTTTTAGGAATTGTTTTGGGTGAATGTAGTAATCCATGTGCACGGTCTATATATTCGTTCCTAAATATTTTCCCACAGTTTGTTGAAGTTGTTATGTGATCAAAAAATGGTCCTGGTGAACCTTTTCTTGTTGTATTGCATAGTTGGCCACAGTCTATACGAATGGCATCGAAAGGATCTAACGGTTTCTTAGGGTCCGGAATATATCGCATGGGGGTATTTcgtttgttattatacataattGTTAGAAAAGTTTTTGAATTGGCTATTGGCTGCACAGAGTATTTAGGGATGACAGTAcatgaaataacaataacaaatatcaaaacacCAAACGGTTTCCTGTGCTTCATATACTCCATGTTCTACAAAAGACAATAAATGAATTAGCAAACAATGTAACCAGTAGCTATTGTGTCATTGTATCAAAAAATAAGTAGAAAGCATCTTTTCAATCCAGTATGAAATCAATGTACTGTTTTTATGGTTTTGTGACACCGTCTTGTCTCAAAACAAAATATAGTATGTATCACTGAAGAGAGACGAAatatacacccccccccccccaaaaaaaaaaaaaatcgttcaaactcatcagtcgaaaattaacaaacaacatggtaaaaaaaagaaaattaccaaaagacaaacaacagtaatcaaaacacaacttagaaaacaTAAGACAGAGCAAAACAGAACCAGCTAAAAACCGGAATAGATTTCAGTTGCACCGTACGGGTAAAcagttccacatgtggcactccaatctccggcgcagagtcCATATCCGTTCCTTTCATGCTCCGCAATACTGtacttaggtagcactccacagttagaaaataaaattaaaaatgagccacaaaatgttttatcatctcctattcctggatt encodes:
- the LOC139491870 gene encoding uncharacterized protein, producing MKHRKPLGVLIFVIVISCTVIPKYFVQPIANSTPFLINMYNNKRNTSMRYIPNPRKPLDPFDAIRIDCGQLCNTTRKGSPGPFFDHIATSINCGKIFRNEYIDRAHGLLHTPKTIPTNMINEFTMNYRISFNKWYFDSAPYLGKKAMKPVWSEKLIEDWINMAKQGKLSGTYGTADTNRLRDGLKHAPHIKNGRVMVIGSEIPWVEACVLEAGASEVLTLEYGSIISQHPKVKTIVPFDFRMRYLNNTLGTFDAIVTYSSIEHSGLGRYGDALNPWGDIIAIARAWCVTKNGGSLTIGIPYNHDHEEVAFNAHRVYGKIRYPYVATNWKQLYRGKGGWQRIHVFTKSK